GGAAGCATCCCTTGCCGGAACTCCTTGCTTCGCACAATCCTGAAGTATACGGCTGCACGCCGTGTCATCGGGGGCAGGGAGCTGCACTCACGGCGGGAATGGCGCATGGCGAGGATGATCATTATTGGGAGAATCCGCTTCTCAAAGGCAAGGATGTTTGGGCATCGTGCAACGAATGTCACGACAACGAGAGCATACTTCGTCATGCACCAACATTCACCAATGCGAAACGGCTGATGATAGAGTCGGGTTGTCATGGTTGTCACGAAATCAAAGGGTATACCGACGTTCCGAAAATCGGCCCGCAACTGACCGGGCTCTCGTACAAGACTTCGCCCACGTGGGTGTACGAGTGGGTAAAGAATCCGAAGGCATACAACCCGCACACGCGTATGCCGGATTTCAAGTTCAGCGAAACGGAAGCCGAAGCTGTGACAGCGTATTTGATGGATGTCTCGCAACGCTACCAGTTTGCATTTGCGTCTCCCAGGGGTGCATACAGTGGCGGCAATATCCAGCGCGGGAAAGAGACGTTTGAGACAGTCGGGTGTCAGAGTTGCCACGTTGTCGGGGAGATGACCGCGGTACGGGAAGCCCGCGGAACAAGCTATGACATAGCGCCCGAGTTAACGCGTGTCGGTAGCAAAGTGAGTCCCGATTGGATGTATGATTGGATACGAAATCCGAAGCATTTCAATCCGACGACGAAGATGCCGAGTCTTCGGCTTACTGATGCAGAGGCCAGGGATGTCGTTGCATATCTCATGACGTTGAAAGACGAACGCGAGATTTCACCGGAGACTCTTGATCTTACATCGTCAACAACAATCCGGAAGGGCGAAAGTCTTATTCGTGAGTATGGCTGCAACGGCTGTCATTTGATACCGGGATTCGAGAAAGAGGGGAGAGTTTCCGTTTCCCTCTCGAACTTCGGTCGCAAGAAGGTTGACGAAATTGACTTCGGCGACACGAAAGTCAAACACACATGGCATGATTGGGTATACAATAAATTGAAGAATGCCCGTGCGTTTGCCACGGACAGGATTGTGCAGAAAATGCCGATCTTTTCATTCTCCGATGAGGAGGTGATAACGCTTCGCATGTATCTGCTTTCGCTTACGAAGGATGAGCCGGACAAGAAATATGTCAGGGCATTTGACAAGAAGCAGCAGAATATCGAGTCGGGTCGTCGTTTGGCCATGCTGTACAATTGCCAGCAATGCCACATGCTGGAAGATCACGGTTCGTACCTTGCGGCAACTATCGAGGAAACAGCATTTCATCCGCCAATCATTACGGGCGAGGGCGCCAAAGTACAGGAACAGTGGCTTCACGACTTTTTGAAGAGTCCATCGCCTGTCGGGCAGAACTCTGTCAGGCCGTGGGTACCCACAAGGATGCCGACATTCCAACTTTCAGAAGATGAGATTAACAAGCTGCAGAAGTACTTTCTCGGCTTGAGCAATCAGGAGTTCGAGTTGCGTGACTACCGGGCGTTTCCGCTTGATCCGCAACGTCTTCGAATCGGGAAGGAAATCTTCACCGATTTTCAATGTCTGAATTGCCATCCGTCGGGTCCATTCCGTCGAGGTTCCGGCGAAGTGTCGACATCCGATCTGGCCCCGAATCTTGCACTTTCCCGCGACCGGCTCAAGCCTGAGTGGATTGTCGAGTGGCTTGCCGATCCCGGCAAGATACAGCCGGGCACCCGCATGCCGACATTCTTCCCTGACGGCGAATCGCCGCTGCCGGATGTTCTGGAGGGCGACGCCAGAAAACAGATGGAGGCAATCCGTGATTATGTGTTGACGCTTGCCCGGCCGGTCAGAACGACAGTCGTATCCAAATGACTTCGCATACAACTATCAATCAACTAACAATAATCAGAAGGAGAAGAGATGAACGTATTCAGGAACGTGCTGGTGATTTCTGCCTTTGTTGCCGCAAGCGCTGTTGCCGGGGATGTGACAGGTAAAGTGATGTTTGAGGGTGCTGCACCAAAACCTGCGGCTCTGCGCATGGACGCAGACAAAGTATGCAAGGTTGCGCACAAAACACCTCAGCGAAGCGAAGAAGTAGTAGTGAACGACAACAACACGCTCAGGAACGTACTCGTCTATGTAAAGGACGGATTGGGCAACAGAAAATTTCCCCCTCAGGCGGCAAAGGTGACCTTGGATCAATTGGGTTGTATTTACATTCCTCACGTCGTTGGAATCCAAACCGGCCAGGAGCTTGAAGTGACGAACAGCGATCCGACTCTGCATAACGTACACTCCCTCTCGAAGGAAAATCCGCAGTTCAATGTTGCCCAGCCCAAGAAGGGAATGAAACTCACGAGAAAATTTGAGAAGCCCGAAGTCTTCAAGGTCAAATGTGAGGTGCATACATGGATGGGCGCATTCATCGGCGTGTTCAATCATCCGTTCTATGCGGTGACGGGCAATGATGGCTCGTTCACGCTGGGCAAGGTACCCGCAGGCGACTATACGATTGAAGCGTGGCACGAAAAATATGGTACACAAACAGCTAAAGTGAAAGTTGATGCCGCAGGAAAAGTGACGGCTGATTTCAAGTTTACAGCAAAATAACAGATTACCTCCCATGATCATGTCTGGTTGTGAAACCGCGACCGTGCATGGCCAACATCATTAACTGAAAGGAGACTCCGTCTTGGCTGACGAGACCTCAAAACACAATTCACAGAAGCAAGCTGAAGGTGTCGGGGTAGGTACCCATGCAGATGTTCATCATGAGGAACATCATCATGAGGTGAGTTTCATTCGCAAATACGTGTTTTCCACTGATCACAAAGTCATTGGAATTCAGTACGGGATAACAAGTCTGTTGTTCCTGTTCTTCGGTTTTATGTTAATGATGGTGATGCGCTGGCAGCTCGCGTATCCCGGCGAGCCGATTCCGTGGATCGGGCTGTTGCTCGGTGCTGATCGGGCTCCGGACGGGATTATGCTGCCTGAATTCTATAATCAGCTTGGTGCAATGCACGGAACCATCATGGTGTTCTTGGGGGTTGTGCCGCTTGCCGTCGGTGCTTTCGGTAACTACGTCATGCCGTTGCAAATCGGGGCCATTGACATGGCATTCCCGAAGTTGAATATGATGAGCTACTGGGTGTATTTCATGGGCGGCGTAACGATGTTAGTGAGTTTCTTCCTTCCCGGCGGGGCGGCAAATTCTGGGTGGACCTCCTATGCACCGCTTGCCGTCATCGCAACAACGGGCCAGACGGTATGGCTCATCGGAATGATATTTCTGATCACGTCATCACTGCTTGGTTCGGTGAACTTCATCGTCACGATTATCCAGTTGCGGACGCATGGACTTACGTTTATGCGTTTGCCGTTTTTCGTGTGGGCCCAGTTTGTGACGTCGTTCTTGCTGCTTCTCGCATTTCCTCCGCTTGAGGCAGCAGGGATTCTTCAGTTGATGGATCGGGTTGCGGGAACGAGCTTCTTCATGCCGAGCGGGCTTGTCGTCAGTGGTATTGCGCTGCCGTACACGGGAGGCGGAAGTCCGTTGCTCTGGCAACATCTCTTCTGGTTTCTTGCGCATCCTGAAGTCTATGTGCTCATTCTCCCCGCCATGGGAATTGTTGCTGAGATCATTGCAAACAACACACGCAAGCCGCTTTGGGGATACAAATCGATGGTGTATGCTGCCATCTTTCTCGGCTTCATGTCGTTCGTTGTATGGGCGCATCATATGTTCATGACAGGAATGGGAACAACTATTAGTGCGTTTTTCCAAACGACGACGATGATCATCTCGATCCCATCAATCATCATCCTCACCGCATTTTTCCTGTCTTTATGGGGCGGCTCGATTCGGTTTACAACCCCGATGCTCTTTGCCTTGGCATTCCTTCCCATGTTCGGCATCGGAGGGTTGACGGGCTTGCCGTTGGGATTGGCACCGCCCGACATTCACTTGCACGATACGTACTACGTTATCGGGCATTTTCATTATGTCGTGGCCCCGGGAACGTTGATGGCGTTGTTTGCCGGCATCTACTATTGGTATCCGAAAGTTACGGGAAGAATGATGAATGATATGCTGGGGAAACTCCATTTCTGGGGTTCGTTCATCTTTCTGAATGGCGTGTTCATGCCGATGTTTATTCAGGGACTTGCCGGTGTCTCGCGCCGTCTTTATGATGGTGGCGAACAATATGCTCACGCGCAGAGTGTCCTTCAATGGAACGAAGTCATGTCGGTTTCCGCGTGGCTGCTTGGGCTTGCACAGATTCCCTTCATTATCAATTTCTTCCTGAGCGCGAAGAAGGGAAAGAAGGCTGCCAACAATCCCTGGGATGCGACGACTCTCGACATGGCTGCAACCACCTCGCCGCCATTGGCACACGGCAACTTCGAACGCGTGCCTGATGTGCATCGCCCGCCATACGAGTACAGTGTGCCCGGAGCAGACCGTGACTTCATTCCCCAGCACGAAAGGACGGCGTAACCATGAACATACCCTATACCTCAACCGCCCGTCCGGATACCGGACTTTACAACGCAAAACTCGGCATCTGGCTCTTTCTTGCTTCCGAAGTGATGTTGTTCGGCGCATTGTTCTCTACATACATTTTGTTGCGTGTCAATGCTGTATCGTGGCCTCATGGCTACGAAATCCTCAATGTACCTCTTGCCACGCTGAATACTGTTGTTCTTATTTCATCCAGCGTGACAATGGTAATGGCGTGGGCGTCGTTGATGATGAAGAAGTTCGACAAATACAAGATGTATATGGGTCTGACGATTCTTCTTGCGCTCGTTTTTCTCGTCGTGAAGTACTTCGAGTACAGCGCGAAGTTCGAACACCATTTGTATCCCAGCACGAATACATTTCTTGCCATCTACTTCACCGTGACGGCCCTGCATGGTTTACACATCGTCGGGGGTGTGATCGTGAATGCATACCTCTGGGGTCCCGGCAGCAAAATGTGGAAAACCGATCCCCAGCGATTTACGAATCGTGTAGAGATTGCCGGTTTGTATTGGCATTTCGTTGATTTGGTCTGGATTTTCTTGTTCCCCGTTTTATATCTCTTATAGGAGTGATGTCATGGACACGGCTCATGCAGATGATGTAAAGAAAACCGTTCGCACGTACATTCTTGTCTTTGTTGCCTTGATGGGGTTGACTGTCATAACGGTGGCAATCTCGTACCTGCATCTGAGCGTAGCGGCAGCAATCACCGTTGCACTCATCGTTGCAACAGTAAAGGCCTCTCTGGTTGCTATGTACTTCATGCATCTCGTTTCCGAACGGAAAGCCATTTACTGGACGCTGGCCTTAACCGCCTTCTTTTTCATTCTGTTGATGTTCCTCCCAATTTTCTCGGACCAAGACAGCACGAGGATATTCCACTAATGTCACTGAAAGCATTTCATATTATCTTCATCGGCGTTTCCGCCTTGCTGGCATTCGGATTCGCGCTATGGTTGATTAACGGGTTTGCAACTGGGGGGAACACTCTGCAATTGGTGGCGGGTATTGCCTCTGTCGTTGTTGCATCCGGGCTTGTTGTGTACGGAATCCGGTTCATGAAAAGGCTCAAACATGTGAGCATGTTATGAGAAGAACATCACTGTTGACCGGTTGCACCATAGCTGCCGTTCACTTGTTACAGGATATATCATTGGCGTGTCCCACTTGCTATGGCGATCCTTCTTCATCAGAAGTGCAAGGAATGAAGTGGGCGATCCTGAGTTTGCTGGGTATCACGGGAACGGTGCTTGTGGGATTGAGCGCTCTCTTTCTCTATTTGCGAAAGCGGGCGATTGAACTTAACCGCCGGTTCAGCGACAGGCTGAACTGACGGAGTCACGTTTGCGTTGGCAGATGTGAAACTACTTTCTAACACGGAGAATCTATCACTATGCACGACTTGTTAGGCTTGCCCATCGATGCTTCATCGCACGGACACACGATCGACGAGATGATTGTCATCATTCACTGGCTGATGCTTGTCCTTTTTGTTGGGTGGGGAGGATTCTTTGCATATTCGCTCGTTCGATTCCGCAGAGCAAGAAACCCGAAGGCAGATTATGTCGGGGTGAAGAGTCACACATCAAGCTACATTGAGGTAGCAGTCGCGTTGTTTGAAGGGGTGTTGCTGGTGGGTTTTGCGATTCCGGTGTGGTCGAACGTATGGCTCAACTACCCGGACGAGAAGGAGGCACTTGTGGTTCATGTTGTTGCCGAGCAATTTGCCTGGAACATTCACTATCCGGGGAAAGACGGGGTGTTTGGCAGGCGCGATATCTCACTGGTCACTGCCGACAATCCGTTGGGGTTGGATCGGGACGATCCCGACGCAAGGGATGATATTGCGACTATCAACAACATGCACATCCCCGTCGGGAAGCCTATTCTGGTCTATCTGACGAGCAAAGATGTCATTCACAGTTTTGCGCTGCCTCTGTTGAGGGTGAAACAGGACGCAATTCCGGGCCAGGCCATACCGATCACGTTCATGGCGACAATGACTCTTGATGAGATCCGGGATCAGTTGAAGAAGAATTACTCACTCACAGGGGGGCATCTTCCGGAAAATTTGAGTACATTAGTAGCAACCACTGATTACAATGCAGGCGACGGTACGCCCATCCTCGCAAAAGGCGAACTTCTTAATGAAGACGCTATTGCAAAGTTGAAAGAGGCCGGAATATCGTCCATCGAGGCGTCGCAAGATACGCCTGTCGAGATTGCCTGCGCACAATTGTGCGGACTCGGCCACTATCGCATGCGAGGAACACTGGTGTTGAATACCCCCGAGCAGTTCGAGGCCTGGCTGGAAGAGGAAGCCGCATATCTTGAATAGTTCTATGACATCACATATCGGGCTTCATAGATTTGCCCTTTTTACTTCTGTATCCACATTTCTGCTCATCATAGCAGGCGGATTGGTAACAAGTACCGATTCGGGCCTTGCGGTTCCCGATTGGCCGCTGTCCTACGGGCAACTCATGCCTCCGATGGTCGGAGGCATTTTCTATGAACACGGCCATCGCATGATAGCAACATTCGTTGGGCTTCTCACCACAGTTCTTGCCGTTTGGTTGGCTCGAAAGGAAGAGAGAAAATGGGTGGTGGTGCTCGGCTTTATCGCGCTGCTTGCCGTAATCGTGCAGGGAATTCTTGGCGGGATGACGGTTCTTTATCTTCTTCCGGTTTGGATTTCAACAACGCACGCAACTCTTGCACAATCTTTCTTCTGCCTCACAGTAATACTTGCCATTGTCACTTCCCCCTCATGGAAACAACAAGAACGCGTTGACCACGGGGATACAAGTCGGACACGCATGCTGACAGTCTTGGCAGCAGCTGCCATTCTTGTTCAACTTATCCTGGGTGGTATCATGCGCCATTCGGGGTCGGGCATGGCAATCCCGGATTTTCCGTTATCCTACACACATTGGCTTCCGCCGACAAACACGGATGATCTCGCCTCTGTAAACGAGTACAGACTCATCTATTACGATCTCCCCCCGATTGAATTGGGACAAATCTGGATTCACTTTGCCCACCGTGCATGGGCGCTTGTTGTTATGGTTGTTGTGATTGCAAATGTGGTTCACGTTTTGAGAAATTACAAGTTGCCGCTAATGAGGGAGCCTGCAATCATTCAGGGTCTGCTCGTTCTTGTTCAATTTCTCCTGGGTGCATTGACAGTCTGGACAGGAAAAGGCGTTCACATTTCGACTGCACATGTTGCCGTAGGAGCATTACTGTTGGGGACAAGTGTAGCTCTCGCATTCTATTCGTACGGGCTGTTGAGAGGTAAAGAGAAGGTCGTTCAGCCGGCGTATTCTCCCTCCGGGCTGCGCACAAGCAGGGAGGCGTCAATAGCATGAGATCGAATATCGAGAACAATGGAACAATCGCAATCGAGCGATCGAAGGTTGCCGATTACATCACACTGACGAAACCGGAATTGACATTCCTTTCAGTCGTGACAGCGTTGGGAGGCTTCTATCTCGGAGTTGCCGGTTCCCTTCCGATTGGAACACTGCTGCACACACTGTTCGGGACGTTACTTGTCGGTGGGGGAGCGGGCGCTCTGAATCAGTATATTGAGCGGGAGTATGACGCTATGATGCGGCGGACGGAGAATCGTCCACTCCCGTCCGGAAGGCTGAGCCCGACGGAAGTCGTCCTGTTCGGCAGCCTTCTTTCGATTGCAGGTGTCGTTGAGTTGACGGTTTTTGCAAACCCGCTAAGCGGATTTCTTGCAATTGTTACTCTTGTAACATATCTGTTTCTGTACACGCCCCTGAAACGGATTTCGTGGGTTTCGACAATCGTGGGAGGGATTCCGGGGGCGCTTCCTCCAATGATCGGCTGGGCTGCAGCACGCAATGAAATTACGATTGAAGCGTGGATTCTGTTCGGCATTCTGTTCTTCTGGCAGATGCCGCATTTTTTCTCGCTGGCTTGGATGTACCGCAAGGACTATGAGCGTGCCGGGTACCCGATGCTTACGGTACTGGATGCTGAAGGGAAGCAAACAAGCCGCCAGATTCTTCTGTTCTGTGTCGGCTTGATACCTGTGTCGCTGATGCTCACGCTCTATGGCGGGTTGGGTATCGTTTATTTTGCAGGAGCCTTGGTGACCGGCGGGGTATTTTTGTACTTCGGCATTGAGCTTCTGAAGACAAAATCGAACAAGGCGGCACGAAAGATGTTCTTCGCCTCTCTGGTTTACCTTCCGGTCCTTCTCGCGTTTATGGTGATTGATAGGATCTGATGGCGTTAACTGATCTTCCTCTTGTCAATGCGCTTTTGAACACGACCAGTACGGTGTTTCTCGTTCTCGGCTATTACTACATCCGGAGAAGGAAGAAAACGCTGCACAAAAGGGCAATGATTGCCGCGCTCACAACGTCGGGGTTGTTTCTGGCTTCATATCTCATCTACCACTATAATGTCGGTTCGGTCAGATTCACGGAGCAGGGGACTGTAAGAATGATTTATTTCGCCATCCTCATTTCCCATACTATTCTCGCAATGGTGGTTCCGCCGCTTGCGATTGTGACCTTGGTGAAAGCCCTGCGTGAACGATTCGACAAGCACAAACAAATCGCTCGCTGGACCCTTCCGATATGGTTGTATGTCTCAGCCACAGGTGTCGCCATTTATCTCATGCTCTACCAATTGTATCCCCCGACAGGGTGACGATCGTTCCCACCGTCATTCCGTGAATACCATCTTGTAATACCTTCCATCGTTGTTTATATTCGATGAGAATATCAAAGGGGGAATTCTTGCAGTACAAGGCGGGATTCCCCTTTTTTCTGATGCGGAACACGAACAAGAACTTCCAGTATGAGTCATCGGTTTCTGGTAATACTAGCTGTATTCTTAACCTTTCTTTCGAGTTGTGATACAGGCCTGACGCCTCTCAATGAGCCGTCCGGTTTTCGGGGAGTTGTCAGGTTCAAGAATTGGCCTTCTCCCGATAGTGTTCGCGAGTTGCGCATCGTCGCATTTGAATCTTACCCGACCGACAGTTCGGGCATCATACCGGCACTCCTGGCAGGAACCGCTGCCGTCTATCCTGAACTTGAACGGCGGCTCCCGACATTTGTTGACAGCATCGAATACGAGTTCACGACAAAGAACGGTCTCAATCTTCAGCTACGAAACTACGTGTACATTATCCTTGCTCAACAGTACGGCCCGAACGTGTTCACGGACTGGCGGCCCGCCGGTGTTTATGCGGTTCGCCCCGGCTCGTTCGAGCCCGCGCCGCTGAGGGTATTGCTCCACCGCATTGCCCCAAATATTGACATCGATGTCGACTTCAACAATCCTCCTCCGAGACCGTGGCGATGAGACTTCTTGTTCTGCTTCTCTTTCTCTCCACGGCATATGAATGTGTCGCCGCCAGCTCTCTTGCTGGTCGTGTGATGGTTGAGAAGAGTGATGAGCCGCTTGCGGGCGTAAACGTCAGGATGATGGGAACGAACAAGGGAACTGTTACTGATGCATACGGGGAATTTCGCATTGGTGACATTTCGCCCGGCACGTATACTGTTGGGTTCTCCATGATTGGCTTTCAGAGAGTTACCACGAAAGTCGATGTGGTTGAGGGGGAGGAGGCGTTCGTGCAGGTTCGCATGAAGGAAACCCCGGTCCAGGCCGGGCAGGTCGTAGTCACGGCAAGCAAGCGCGAACAATCCCTGCAGGATGTTCCGGTGAGTATCTCGGTTCTCGATGCAACACAGATCAGCTATCGAAACGCCGTTTCTCTTGATGAAGCCCTGAGATATGTCCCCGGCGTGAACATGACAGGCCCCCAGATCAACATCCGCGGCTCAAGCGGATACAGTCTTGGTGCCGGAAGTCGTGTCTTGATGTTGCTTGATGGAATTCCCTTTATCGCCGGCGACACGGGCGAGTTGATTTTTGAAGCGATTCCTGCCGGTCACGTTGACAGGATTGAGGTTGTCAAGGGGGCAAGCTCGGCGCTGTACGGTTCGAATGCGTTAGGCGGAGTTATCAACGTCATAACGAAGCCAATCACGTCAATTTCCGAGACATACATACGGATGTACGGTGGACTGTACAACAGGCCGACATTCGAGCAGTGGAAGTGGTCTGATACGAAGCGCTATCTTCACGGCCAATCCGCCGGAATGTCGCAACGCTTCGGGGATTTTGGAATGTCAGCCTTCGTCTCGCGTCAGCTTGATGACGGGTATCGGGAGAATGACTCCCGCCGCCGCTACAACGTGTTTCTGAAGGCCCGGCAT
This portion of the Bacteroidota bacterium genome encodes:
- a CDS encoding c-type cytochrome; the protein is MFEQRAKIPIEQRNYSTYYLVLSGLLFLGTMWAVVDEVATRRPWKDYQKEYRTMADTLVKQQIEYAASEIDSFSLDEARKQLNDAQDSLRSDRYLATMKEFEDATEALIDETREYQFAKSRGDEAYYFWKKSIQEGKENLGLKARLDKEEALMAEHQEKMNLHQATKDSLQVILNEYRANVRTAQNAVANILKTVEKWETKQARLASAPIQIRQVMMLDYDRNPFNDPKARVDRCQSCHLGWNEELMEEVPQPFRKHPLPELLASHNPEVYGCTPCHRGQGAALTAGMAHGEDDHYWENPLLKGKDVWASCNECHDNESILRHAPTFTNAKRLMIESGCHGCHEIKGYTDVPKIGPQLTGLSYKTSPTWVYEWVKNPKAYNPHTRMPDFKFSETEAEAVTAYLMDVSQRYQFAFASPRGAYSGGNIQRGKETFETVGCQSCHVVGEMTAVREARGTSYDIAPELTRVGSKVSPDWMYDWIRNPKHFNPTTKMPSLRLTDAEARDVVAYLMTLKDEREISPETLDLTSSTTIRKGESLIREYGCNGCHLIPGFEKEGRVSVSLSNFGRKKVDEIDFGDTKVKHTWHDWVYNKLKNARAFATDRIVQKMPIFSFSDEEVITLRMYLLSLTKDEPDKKYVRAFDKKQQNIESGRRLAMLYNCQQCHMLEDHGSYLAATIEETAFHPPIITGEGAKVQEQWLHDFLKSPSPVGQNSVRPWVPTRMPTFQLSEDEINKLQKYFLGLSNQEFELRDYRAFPLDPQRLRIGKEIFTDFQCLNCHPSGPFRRGSGEVSTSDLAPNLALSRDRLKPEWIVEWLADPGKIQPGTRMPTFFPDGESPLPDVLEGDARKQMEAIRDYVLTLARPVRTTVVSK
- a CDS encoding cbb3-type cytochrome c oxidase subunit I, coding for MADETSKHNSQKQAEGVGVGTHADVHHEEHHHEVSFIRKYVFSTDHKVIGIQYGITSLLFLFFGFMLMMVMRWQLAYPGEPIPWIGLLLGADRAPDGIMLPEFYNQLGAMHGTIMVFLGVVPLAVGAFGNYVMPLQIGAIDMAFPKLNMMSYWVYFMGGVTMLVSFFLPGGAANSGWTSYAPLAVIATTGQTVWLIGMIFLITSSLLGSVNFIVTIIQLRTHGLTFMRLPFFVWAQFVTSFLLLLAFPPLEAAGILQLMDRVAGTSFFMPSGLVVSGIALPYTGGGSPLLWQHLFWFLAHPEVYVLILPAMGIVAEIIANNTRKPLWGYKSMVYAAIFLGFMSFVVWAHHMFMTGMGTTISAFFQTTTMIISIPSIIILTAFFLSLWGGSIRFTTPMLFALAFLPMFGIGGLTGLPLGLAPPDIHLHDTYYVIGHFHYVVAPGTLMALFAGIYYWYPKVTGRMMNDMLGKLHFWGSFIFLNGVFMPMFIQGLAGVSRRLYDGGEQYAHAQSVLQWNEVMSVSAWLLGLAQIPFIINFFLSAKKGKKAANNPWDATTLDMAATTSPPLAHGNFERVPDVHRPPYEYSVPGADRDFIPQHERTA
- a CDS encoding cytochrome c oxidase subunit 3: MNIPYTSTARPDTGLYNAKLGIWLFLASEVMLFGALFSTYILLRVNAVSWPHGYEILNVPLATLNTVVLISSSVTMVMAWASLMMKKFDKYKMYMGLTILLALVFLVVKYFEYSAKFEHHLYPSTNTFLAIYFTVTALHGLHIVGGVIVNAYLWGPGSKMWKTDPQRFTNRVEIAGLYWHFVDLVWIFLFPVLYLL
- a CDS encoding DUF420 domain-containing protein, which produces MMALTDLPLVNALLNTTSTVFLVLGYYYIRRRKKTLHKRAMIAALTTSGLFLASYLIYHYNVGSVRFTEQGTVRMIYFAILISHTILAMVVPPLAIVTLVKALRERFDKHKQIARWTLPIWLYVSATGVAIYLMLYQLYPPTG
- a CDS encoding cytochrome c oxidase subunit II, translated to MHDLLGLPIDASSHGHTIDEMIVIIHWLMLVLFVGWGGFFAYSLVRFRRARNPKADYVGVKSHTSSYIEVAVALFEGVLLVGFAIPVWSNVWLNYPDEKEALVVHVVAEQFAWNIHYPGKDGVFGRRDISLVTADNPLGLDRDDPDARDDIATINNMHIPVGKPILVYLTSKDVIHSFALPLLRVKQDAIPGQAIPITFMATMTLDEIRDQLKKNYSLTGGHLPENLSTLVATTDYNAGDGTPILAKGELLNEDAIAKLKEAGISSIEASQDTPVEIACAQLCGLGHYRMRGTLVLNTPEQFEAWLEEEAAYLE
- the cyoE gene encoding heme o synthase, whose translation is MRSNIENNGTIAIERSKVADYITLTKPELTFLSVVTALGGFYLGVAGSLPIGTLLHTLFGTLLVGGGAGALNQYIEREYDAMMRRTENRPLPSGRLSPTEVVLFGSLLSIAGVVELTVFANPLSGFLAIVTLVTYLFLYTPLKRISWVSTIVGGIPGALPPMIGWAAARNEITIEAWILFGILFFWQMPHFFSLAWMYRKDYERAGYPMLTVLDAEGKQTSRQILLFCVGLIPVSLMLTLYGGLGIVYFAGALVTGGVFLYFGIELLKTKSNKAARKMFFASLVYLPVLLAFMVIDRI
- a CDS encoding heme A synthase produces the protein MTSHIGLHRFALFTSVSTFLLIIAGGLVTSTDSGLAVPDWPLSYGQLMPPMVGGIFYEHGHRMIATFVGLLTTVLAVWLARKEERKWVVVLGFIALLAVIVQGILGGMTVLYLLPVWISTTHATLAQSFFCLTVILAIVTSPSWKQQERVDHGDTSRTRMLTVLAAAAILVQLILGGIMRHSGSGMAIPDFPLSYTHWLPPTNTDDLASVNEYRLIYYDLPPIELGQIWIHFAHRAWALVVMVVVIANVVHVLRNYKLPLMREPAIIQGLLVLVQFLLGALTVWTGKGVHISTAHVAVGALLLGTSVALAFYSYGLLRGKEKVVQPAYSPSGLRTSREASIA
- a CDS encoding cytochrome C oxidase subunit IV family protein; its protein translation is MDTAHADDVKKTVRTYILVFVALMGLTVITVAISYLHLSVAAAITVALIVATVKASLVAMYFMHLVSERKAIYWTLALTAFFFILLMFLPIFSDQDSTRIFH
- a CDS encoding carboxypeptidase regulatory-like domain-containing protein, which produces MNVFRNVLVISAFVAASAVAGDVTGKVMFEGAAPKPAALRMDADKVCKVAHKTPQRSEEVVVNDNNTLRNVLVYVKDGLGNRKFPPQAAKVTLDQLGCIYIPHVVGIQTGQELEVTNSDPTLHNVHSLSKENPQFNVAQPKKGMKLTRKFEKPEVFKVKCEVHTWMGAFIGVFNHPFYAVTGNDGSFTLGKVPAGDYTIEAWHEKYGTQTAKVKVDAAGKVTADFKFTAK